The window TGAATTATCCATTGATGATATTCGAAGCATGTGTGACGATCTCATTGGTGCACATGGTGACTGGTTACCTAAGTACAAATAATACAAATTAGTCCCTTGCCTTTAGTATTATCTATGCATATTAACGACCCATTTCTAAAGGTGTACAATATATACAAAAAAACAACCAAAGTTACATGATTTTACACATTGAAATGATGCGTCTATCTATGATAATATTATTATTATCTCATATGGACGCATTATTTTATTAAAATATTGTAGCTGTATGAGATTCAAAGTCATTGTGAGAGGATATTTTCAAAAATATATTAAGCGAGGGATACATAATGAATTTTTTTAACATTGATGGACCATTTCAGAAAATAGGTAGTTTTGTATTTGACATTATGGTATTAGGACTCATATGGACGCTAATATCCATGTTTGGTCTCGGTATTACCATAGGTGCAGCAACAACAAGTTTATATGCAGCATGCTATGTAGCATTGGTAAAAGAAGAAGGGTATGTTTTTCGAACGTTTTTTACCACCTTTAAAAATAAATTTATCAAGTCAACCATTATATGGCTTATACTTGTCCTTTTATATGTTTTAATGTACTTTAATATTACATCCATAACAAGAGGTTTTCTGGATGCCCAGTGGCTATTACCTATTTATTTTAGTATAACAATTGAAATGTTCATTATGACATTATATATCTTCCCACTTCTAGCAATGTCTGATTTGAGTATTAAGAAATTATTTAAGTATTCTTTTATCTTAGCCAATAAGCATTTGCCCACAAGCATATTATGTGGTGCTGTATTTGTGGTATTAATTCTATCACCATTTTACATTAGCCCCATTCTTGTTGCTGTTCTGATTGCAGTTGTTTGCTATATTTCAGCACGTTTGATTATGAAACGTATCATCGCTAAGTATGATACCAGTGTATGGTAAGTTAACGGATCATATGTATCTTATAAATAAAGGAGCAGTCATAAGCACCTTATGGTAGAATACCCTGAGTGCTTATGACTGCTCCCTTTTGGTTTATATGTAAATGAAGTTTTGCTTACATCTACGGAAATAGCTAAGTCGGTATCCATGTCGAAGAAAAGAATCTTACATTCGTTTATTTTCGTAATTAGCAAGTAAGTCTTCTAATTCCTTAGCACTTGTACCATAATCCTTGTCTAAATATATAACCTCTAGTATACGACGGTTAAGGGCACCACTCATAATAAAGTGACCCTGCATGGTTGCTTTAAAGAAAACCCTAGGAAACTGAATATGGTAATCCACATGGCCTACTTCACCAAGGTATTCAATGAAATCTTTTGTGATGCCATCTTCTAATGTAATTTGTTGGATGTAAGACTTATTACACCCTTTTCGTAATGTATTTGCTGCTAATATTTGCAACATACCACCTCCTTGTAAATGCGTGTTTTCATTTGCTTGTTTACATGACACAAAAAGTCAGAGAAATTAATCCCTGACTTATTATATTACGCTTATCCATATTTCATTCCCAGAATTTTACTGTTCGATCATTTCTCTAATCTTCATGGATAATTCCTCTATTTTAATGGGTTTATTAATAAATCCATTAATACGGCTGCGAATGGATTCATCAATATTTTCAAGACCATAGCCGGATAAAAATACCGCTTTTACACCAGGGTTAATGTCATATAAACCTTCAAACAACTCTTCGCCGCTAAGCTTTGGCATGACTAAGTCCAATAAAACAAGATGAATATCATACCAATGATCTCTATAATAGGCTAATGCTTGATAACCATCAGCAAATGTGATGACTTGGTAGCCTAACATCTCTAACATTTCTTTTATCAAATCCCGTAGAATGGTTTCATCATCGATGACCATGATCTTCTCATTACCTTTGATTAATCCCTCTTTTTCTTGAAGGGGTACCATGGTTACCGTATCTATAACGGGTATTTTCACAGTGAAATCTGTACCCACATTCATAACAGAATTAACACTAATATAACCGCCATGGCTTTTAATAATCCCAAAAACCATAGCAAGTCCAAGCCCTGTGCCTTTTCCAATGCTTTTGGTGGTAAAGAATGGCTCAAAAATACGTTCCTTTACTTCTTCACTCATAC is drawn from Vallitalea pronyensis and contains these coding sequences:
- a CDS encoding YesL family protein, yielding MNFFNIDGPFQKIGSFVFDIMVLGLIWTLISMFGLGITIGAATTSLYAACYVALVKEEGYVFRTFFTTFKNKFIKSTIIWLILVLLYVLMYFNITSITRGFLDAQWLLPIYFSITIEMFIMTLYIFPLLAMSDLSIKKLFKYSFILANKHLPTSILCGAVFVVLILSPFYISPILVAVLIAVVCYISARLIMKRIIAKYDTSVW